One segment of Candidatus Woesearchaeota archaeon DNA contains the following:
- a CDS encoding ATP-binding protein — MNINIQNAEINYFKEFTEFAISNILSNAIKFTTPNSNNKINVYLKSEKDYAELTIQDTGEGMYEEDIQKIYEMKKESTLGTNGEKGTGLGLKDLIKTFNKSNINYELKSKPNEGTTWKIQFPLYKTQI; from the coding sequence ATGAATATAAACATACAAAATGCTGAAATAAACTACTTCAAAGAATTCACAGAATTTGCAATATCAAATATTTTATCAAACGCAATAAAATTTACAACGCCAAACTCAAACAATAAAATAAATGTCTATTTAAAATCTGAAAAAGATTATGCTGAACTAACAATACAAGACACTGGAGAAGGAATGTATGAAGAAGACATACAAAAAATATATGAAATGAAAAAAGAAAGCACCCTTGGAACAAACGGCGAAAAAGGCACAGGACTAGGACTAAAAGACCTAATAAAAACATTTAACAAATCAAACATAAACTATGAACTAAAAAGCAAACCAAACGAAGGAACCACGTGGAAAATTCAATTTCCACTATACAAAACACAAATATAA
- a CDS encoding Holliday junction resolvase, producing MSTKSRGSNAERDLIHKFWAASWAAFRSAGSGSSKYPCPDIVASNNVRKIVLEVKLTTESKKYFMGKEIEELQEFANVFGAEPYVAIKFFRQEWVFLTLEDLESSGKHFVVSNDLAKRRGLSFDELIEV from the coding sequence ATGTCAACAAAAAGTAGAGGGAGTAATGCTGAGCGCGATTTGATTCATAAGTTTTGGGCTGCTAGTTGGGCAGCTTTTAGATCTGCGGGTAGTGGGAGTTCTAAGTATCCTTGCCCAGATATTGTTGCTAGTAATAATGTTCGTAAGATTGTTTTGGAAGTTAAGTTGACTACGGAAAGCAAAAAGTATTTTATGGGTAAGGAAATTGAGGAGTTGCAGGAGTTTGCAAATGTTTTTGGTGCTGAGCCTTATGTTGCAATTAAATTTTTTAGGCAGGAGTGGGTTTTTTTGACTTTGGAGGATTTGGAGAGTAGTGGTAAGCATTTTGTTGTTTCTAATGATTTGGCTAAGAGACGCGGTTTGAGTTTTGATGAGTTAATTGAAGTTTGA